The following are from one region of the Paracoccus sp. S3-43 genome:
- a CDS encoding DUF2189 domain-containing protein, whose protein sequence is MTRPDLPARDDHTLPDHDLPDHDLPDDIPEPASIALSDLSAALTLGWRDFRRAPAFGLLFSAFYVLGGWALASVAFASGQDWWLIPFILGFPLIAPFAATGLYEVSRRIEAGEPLDTARILRVVFEQRQRQIPSMAMVILLLFMFWVFVAHTVFALFMGVSALTHITSSAEVLLQGRGLVMLVLGTLIGGGFAAVLFSFTVVGLPLLLDREVDFITAIITSCRAVAANPGVMAAWAALIAIWLFVAILPGFLGLLIVLPVLGHASWHLYRRVMAD, encoded by the coding sequence TTGACCCGGCCCGACCTGCCCGCGCGCGACGACCACACGCTGCCCGACCACGACCTGCCCGACCACGACCTGCCCGACGACATCCCCGAACCGGCCTCTATCGCCCTGTCGGATCTGTCCGCTGCGCTGACCCTGGGCTGGCGCGACTTTCGCCGCGCACCCGCCTTCGGGCTGCTGTTTTCGGCTTTCTACGTGCTGGGCGGCTGGGCGCTGGCCTCGGTCGCCTTCGCGTCGGGGCAGGACTGGTGGTTGATCCCCTTCATCCTGGGCTTTCCGCTGATCGCCCCCTTCGCCGCCACCGGCCTCTATGAGGTCAGCCGCCGGATCGAGGCGGGCGAGCCGCTGGACACCGCCCGCATCCTGCGCGTGGTGTTCGAGCAGCGCCAGCGGCAGATCCCGTCGATGGCGATGGTGATCCTGCTGCTGTTCATGTTCTGGGTCTTCGTCGCCCATACGGTCTTTGCACTGTTCATGGGCGTGTCGGCGCTGACCCATATCACCAGTTCGGCCGAGGTTCTGTTGCAGGGCAGGGGGCTTGTCATGCTGGTTCTGGGCACGCTGATCGGCGGCGGCTTCGCGGCGGTGCTGTTCAGCTTTACCGTGGTCGGCCTGCCGCTGCTGCTGGATCGGGAGGTCGATTTCATCACCGCCATCATCACCTCGTGCCGGGCGGTGGCGGCCAATCCGGGCGTCATGGCCGCCTGGGCCGCGCTGATCGCGATCTGGCTGTTCGTGGCGATCCTGCCGGGCTTCCTGGGCCTGCTGATCGTGCTGCCGGTGCTGGGCCATGCCAGCTGGCACCTCTATCGCCGGGTGATGGCGGACTAA
- a CDS encoding SDR family oxidoreductase encodes MAWAPSIIVTGAGSGIGRATARRFLAAGWRVGLLGRRADALRDTAGDAPALILPCDVTEEAAVDAAFDQAHAAWGRLDVLFNNAGRGVDPVTPDAMDPDTFRDVIAVNVTGMFLSARAAFRLMRAQDPQGGRIINNGSISAHAPRPGSVAYTTSKHAVTGLTKSLSLDGRPFGIACGQIDIGNAATELLSQVSTNAPDAEPLMDVAVVADAVLHMAGLPQGANVQFMTVMATNMPFIGRG; translated from the coding sequence ATGGCTTGGGCGCCGTCCATCATCGTCACCGGCGCGGGCAGCGGCATCGGGCGGGCGACCGCCCGGCGCTTCCTGGCGGCGGGATGGCGGGTCGGGCTGCTGGGCCGCCGGGCCGATGCGCTGCGCGACACGGCCGGTGATGCCCCGGCGCTGATCCTGCCCTGCGACGTGACCGAGGAAGCCGCTGTCGACGCCGCCTTCGACCAGGCCCATGCCGCATGGGGACGGCTGGACGTGCTGTTCAACAATGCCGGGCGCGGGGTGGATCCGGTGACGCCCGACGCGATGGACCCCGACACCTTCCGCGACGTGATCGCCGTCAACGTCACCGGCATGTTCCTGTCCGCCCGCGCGGCCTTCCGGCTGATGCGGGCGCAGGATCCGCAGGGCGGGCGGATCATCAACAACGGTTCCATTTCGGCCCATGCGCCGCGGCCGGGATCGGTGGCCTATACGACCTCGAAACACGCCGTGACCGGGCTGACGAAATCGCTGTCGCTGGACGGGCGGCCCTTTGGCATCGCCTGCGGCCAGATCGACATCGGCAATGCCGCGACGGAATTGCTGAGCCAGGTCAGCACCAACGCGCCCGATGCCGAGCCATTGATGGATGTGGCAGTCGTGGCCGATGCGGTGCTGCACATGGCGGGCCTGCCCCAGGGCGCCAATGTGCAGTTCATGACGGTAATGGCCACCAACATGCCCTTCATCGGGCGGGGTTAG
- a CDS encoding helix-turn-helix transcriptional regulator has protein sequence MATQKIYAGTSLRETRGRSGLTQKRFAERLGVSLPYLSQMENNHRPISVGVLLRLAQEFGVDLTTLAAGDAERMVIDMQEALADPLFDATPPLADLRLAATNAPVLARAFLDLYRAHRQGQERLAALDEAIGASGQNALSTPWEEVRDFFHYCDNYIDAVDRAAERFACPAGQRLDPWDAGVAALAQRGIRVTRTELPANAVFRRAGSDIQVNAAAERPTQLFQLLHLVALERQSDLLDATLDLARFRSQTARDVARVGLANYFAGAALMPYRAFLAAAQAERHDLERLSHLFGASLEQVAHRLSTLQRPGAKGVPFFFVRVDQAGTITKRHSATRLQFARFGGACPLWNVHQAFEQPGRFLRQLAETPDGMRYLLMSRDVSKHAGAFNAPVRRFAIGLGCEVTHARSVVYADGLDLTKPRAFEPIGISCRICPRPDCHQRSVPPIDRPLRIPADRNGPLPYEIS, from the coding sequence ATGGCCACTCAGAAGATCTATGCAGGCACGTCGCTGCGCGAAACGCGGGGGCGCAGCGGGCTGACGCAAAAGCGGTTCGCCGAACGGCTGGGGGTGTCCCTGCCCTATCTGTCGCAGATGGAAAACAACCACCGGCCGATCTCGGTGGGGGTGCTGCTGCGGCTGGCGCAGGAATTCGGCGTCGACCTGACCACGCTGGCCGCGGGCGACGCGGAACGCATGGTCATCGACATGCAGGAGGCCCTGGCCGATCCGCTGTTCGACGCGACCCCGCCGCTGGCCGACCTGCGCCTGGCCGCGACCAATGCCCCGGTGCTGGCCCGCGCCTTCCTGGATCTGTACCGCGCCCACCGCCAGGGCCAGGAACGGCTGGCCGCCCTGGACGAGGCGATCGGCGCCTCGGGCCAGAACGCCCTGTCCACCCCGTGGGAGGAGGTGCGCGACTTCTTCCATTACTGCGACAACTATATCGACGCGGTGGACCGCGCGGCCGAACGCTTTGCCTGCCCGGCGGGGCAGCGGCTGGACCCCTGGGACGCGGGCGTCGCCGCCCTGGCGCAGCGCGGAATCCGGGTGACGCGCACCGAGTTGCCCGCCAATGCCGTGTTCCGCCGCGCCGGGTCCGACATCCAGGTGAACGCCGCGGCCGAACGCCCTACGCAACTGTTCCAGCTTCTGCATCTGGTCGCCCTGGAACGGCAGTCCGACCTGCTGGACGCGACCCTGGATCTGGCCCGCTTCCGCAGCCAGACCGCGCGGGACGTGGCGCGGGTGGGGCTGGCCAATTATTTCGCGGGGGCCGCGCTGATGCCCTATCGCGCCTTCCTGGCCGCCGCCCAGGCCGAGCGCCATGATCTGGAGCGGCTGTCGCATCTGTTCGGCGCCTCGCTGGAACAGGTGGCGCACCGGCTGTCCACGCTGCAACGGCCCGGCGCCAAGGGGGTGCCGTTCTTCTTCGTCCGCGTCGACCAGGCGGGCACCATCACCAAGCGCCATTCCGCGACCCGCCTGCAATTCGCCCGCTTCGGCGGCGCCTGTCCGCTGTGGAACGTCCATCAGGCGTTCGAGCAGCCGGGCCGCTTCCTGCGCCAGCTTGCCGAAACGCCGGACGGAATGCGCTATCTGCTGATGTCGCGCGACGTGTCGAAACACGCGGGCGCCTTCAACGCCCCGGTGCGCCGCTTCGCCATCGGCCTGGGCTGCGAGGTCACCCATGCGCGCAGCGTCGTCTATGCCGACGGGCTGGACCTGACCAAGCCGCGCGCCTTCGAACCCATCGGAATTTCCTGCCGGATCTGTCCGCGCCCCGATTGCCACCAGCGGTCGGTGCCGCCGATCGACCGGCCCCTGCGCATCCCCGCCGACCGGAACGGACCACTACCTTATGAAATATCCTGA
- a CDS encoding M23 family metallopeptidase, protein MTNRLNASLERILPEKRLFLRSDDPTRFVRLRPLTQLVGIGGITLAFGWTLVASSVLAIDAISTGSSRDGIARTQTAFEQRLTELSRERDARAAEALAAQNRFAVALEQVSQMQSQLLASEEKRRELEAGLDVVQSTLRSAISDRDDARAVADGGPARDTDPARDREVAAALDILTRELRQTADARATAVQQAEEARRAVAELSLERDQILARNDQILTQLEDAVSVSVKPLDDVFRSVGMNPEDVLDRIREGYSGQGGPLTPMGRSTRGDAALTNSETKANQIIVTLDQMNTYRIAMEKLPLAMPVKQSFRYSSGFGRRWGRMHEGIDMAAPVGTPIHATGDGVVTFAGRQGAYGNLIKVEHELGVETRYGHLSRIRVKVGQRVSQGERIGDMGSTGRSTGPHLHYEVRMKGRAVDPMSFIKAASNVQ, encoded by the coding sequence GTGACGAACCGCTTGAACGCCTCGCTGGAACGCATCCTGCCGGAAAAGCGCCTGTTCCTGCGGTCCGACGACCCGACCCGGTTCGTCCGCCTGCGCCCGCTGACCCAGCTTGTCGGCATCGGCGGCATCACCCTGGCCTTCGGCTGGACGCTGGTTGCAAGCTCGGTCCTGGCGATCGACGCGATCAGCACGGGATCGTCCCGCGACGGCATCGCCCGCACCCAGACGGCGTTCGAACAGCGCCTGACCGAACTGTCCCGGGAACGCGACGCCCGCGCGGCCGAGGCCCTGGCCGCGCAGAACCGCTTTGCGGTCGCGCTGGAGCAGGTGTCGCAGATGCAGTCGCAACTGCTCGCCTCCGAGGAGAAGCGCCGTGAACTGGAAGCCGGGCTGGACGTGGTGCAATCCACCCTGCGCAGCGCGATCAGCGACCGCGACGACGCCCGCGCCGTGGCCGATGGCGGGCCTGCCCGGGACACCGATCCCGCCCGCGACCGCGAAGTCGCCGCCGCCCTGGACATCCTCACCCGAGAGCTGCGCCAGACCGCCGACGCACGCGCCACCGCCGTCCAGCAGGCCGAGGAAGCCCGCCGCGCGGTCGCGGAACTGTCCCTGGAACGCGACCAGATCCTGGCCCGCAACGATCAGATCCTGACCCAGCTGGAAGACGCCGTCAGCGTCTCGGTCAAGCCGCTGGACGATGTGTTCCGGTCGGTGGGCATGAACCCCGAGGATGTGCTGGACAGGATTCGCGAGGGCTATTCGGGCCAGGGCGGCCCGCTGACGCCGATGGGCCGGTCCACACGCGGCGACGCCGCCCTGACCAACAGCGAGACGAAGGCCAACCAGATCATCGTCACGCTGGACCAGATGAACACCTATCGCATCGCCATGGAAAAACTGCCGCTGGCGATGCCCGTCAAGCAGTCGTTTCGCTATAGCTCGGGCTTCGGGCGCCGCTGGGGCCGTATGCATGAGGGCATCGACATGGCCGCCCCGGTCGGCACGCCGATCCATGCGACGGGCGACGGCGTGGTCACCTTTGCCGGCCGCCAGGGCGCCTATGGCAACCTGATCAAGGTCGAACACGAACTGGGGGTCGAGACGCGCTATGGCCACCTGTCGCGGATTCGCGTGAAGGTCGGCCAAAGGGTGTCGCAAGGCGAGCGGATCGGTGATATGGGCAGTACCGGACGCTCGACCGGGCCGCATCTGCACTATGAGGTGCGCATGAAGGGTCGGGCCGTTGACCCGATGAGCTTCATCAAGGCAGCAAGCAATGTTCAGTAA
- a CDS encoding ATP-binding protein, translated as MPFEALVAGCLAYVALMFGVAFAADRAASRGKAGWLDHPAVYTLSLSVYCSAWTFYGAVGYASRSGLEFATIYLGPTIVFTGAWWVLRRLVRVARMHHVTSIADLVSARFGKSNRLAALVTLIAVIAATPYVALQLQSVSLSFEVFATDSLADIPMVGSGGTELWVAAGLALFTIVFGTRNLAADERHHGVVTAIALEALVKLLAFLALGIFVVWGLADGPGDMLDRIEETAASPGRQGWILRPDRWTALIIVSGAAVIALPRMFQVLVVEAADEDRLAVAGWAFPAYLFAMSLFVLPIAVMGRQLLPDDANPDLYVLTLPAHAGQNWLAFLVFLGGFSAATSMVVVCTIALSTMISNHWLTPLWLTLRRKPQSGDPEDLRGFVLNARRLAILAVMAVGWVYYRASGGAAALASIGLVAFTGMAQVLPAMIGGLLWRGANRQGAYAGVGTGFVLWLALIFLPSIGIGSPPALPPGVDPLAFAIFLSLTLNTLAFIAMSIFGMPDPVERLQGLSFVSAVDPVRHSRVARGSDQAEPLLVMARRVWGAEDALRFFQSEAAFQGKSGYLPDLTPRFLTRLERRLAGSIGAATAHAMIDSVAGGSELTVSDLMQVATEARRAKEETQRLENARAELARTARQLQEANDKLTALSVQKDAFLGQISHELRTPMTSVRAFSEILRTPDLSPADRDRFAGIIYDESGRLTRLLDDLLDLSVLESGQAQLSVTPANLHDLIERALSAASATRPERVFRVEREPLSEYVGVITDADRLLQVLINVISNARKYCDAEPPVLTIRVRRILRGGAQIDIIDNGSGIETARQALIFEKFARLNDPARAGGAGLGLAICKEIMANLGGEITYLPGQGGAAFRIVLPRRPPVPVNAGLRQA; from the coding sequence ATGCCCTTTGAGGCGCTTGTCGCGGGCTGCCTGGCCTATGTCGCGCTGATGTTCGGCGTGGCCTTTGCCGCCGACCGCGCGGCGTCGCGGGGCAAGGCGGGGTGGCTGGATCATCCGGCGGTCTATACGCTGTCGCTGTCGGTCTATTGCTCGGCCTGGACGTTTTACGGGGCGGTCGGCTATGCCAGCCGGTCGGGGCTGGAATTCGCCACCATCTATCTGGGGCCGACGATCGTCTTTACCGGCGCCTGGTGGGTGCTGCGGCGGCTGGTCCGGGTCGCGCGGATGCACCATGTCACCTCGATCGCCGATCTCGTCTCGGCCCGGTTCGGCAAGTCGAACCGGCTGGCGGCCCTGGTCACGCTGATCGCGGTGATCGCCGCGACGCCCTATGTCGCGCTGCAACTGCAATCGGTCAGCCTGTCCTTCGAGGTCTTCGCCACCGACAGCCTGGCCGACATCCCCATGGTCGGCAGCGGGGGCACGGAGCTGTGGGTGGCGGCGGGGCTGGCGCTGTTCACCATCGTCTTCGGCACCCGCAACCTGGCCGCCGACGAACGCCACCACGGCGTCGTCACGGCCATCGCGCTTGAGGCCCTGGTCAAGCTTCTGGCCTTCCTGGCGCTTGGCATCTTTGTCGTTTGGGGTCTGGCCGACGGCCCCGGCGACATGCTGGACCGGATCGAGGAAACGGCTGCAAGTCCTGGACGTCAGGGTTGGATCCTGCGACCGGACCGCTGGACGGCGCTGATCATCGTGTCGGGCGCGGCGGTCATCGCCCTGCCGCGCATGTTCCAGGTGCTGGTGGTCGAGGCCGCGGACGAGGACCGCCTGGCCGTCGCGGGCTGGGCCTTTCCGGCCTATCTGTTCGCCATGTCGCTGTTCGTGCTGCCCATCGCGGTGATGGGGCGGCAGCTTCTGCCCGACGACGCCAACCCGGATCTGTATGTGCTGACGCTGCCCGCCCATGCCGGCCAGAACTGGCTGGCCTTCCTGGTGTTCCTGGGCGGCTTTTCGGCCGCGACATCCATGGTGGTGGTCTGCACCATCGCCCTGTCCACCATGATCTCGAACCACTGGCTGACGCCCTTGTGGCTGACGCTGCGCCGCAAGCCCCAATCCGGCGATCCCGAGGATCTGCGCGGCTTCGTCCTGAACGCGCGGCGTCTGGCGATCCTGGCGGTGATGGCGGTGGGCTGGGTCTATTACCGGGCCTCGGGCGGGGCGGCGGCGCTGGCCTCGATCGGGCTGGTGGCCTTCACCGGCATGGCGCAGGTGCTGCCCGCGATGATCGGCGGCCTGCTGTGGCGCGGCGCCAACCGGCAGGGCGCCTATGCCGGGGTGGGGACCGGATTCGTGCTGTGGCTGGCGCTGATCTTTTTGCCCTCGATCGGGATCGGGTCGCCGCCCGCGCTGCCGCCGGGGGTCGATCCATTGGCCTTCGCGATCTTTTTGTCACTGACGCTGAACACGCTGGCCTTTATCGCGATGTCGATCTTCGGGATGCCCGATCCGGTCGAACGCCTGCAAGGTCTGTCCTTCGTCAGCGCCGTCGATCCGGTCCGCCACAGCCGCGTGGCGCGCGGGTCCGATCAGGCCGAGCCGCTGCTGGTGATGGCCCGCCGCGTCTGGGGGGCCGAGGATGCGCTGCGCTTCTTCCAGTCCGAGGCCGCGTTCCAGGGCAAGTCGGGCTATCTGCCCGATCTGACGCCCCGCTTCCTGACCCGGCTGGAACGCCGTCTGGCGGGATCCATCGGCGCGGCCACCGCGCATGCGATGATCGACAGCGTGGCGGGCGGGTCCGAACTGACCGTGTCGGACCTGATGCAGGTCGCGACCGAGGCGCGGCGCGCCAAGGAAGAGACGCAGCGCCTGGAAAACGCCCGCGCCGAATTGGCGCGCACCGCCCGGCAGCTGCAAGAGGCCAATGACAAGCTGACCGCCCTGTCGGTCCAGAAGGACGCCTTCCTGGGCCAGATCAGCCATGAACTGCGCACGCCCATGACCTCGGTCCGGGCGTTTTCGGAAATCCTGCGCACGCCGGATCTGTCCCCCGCCGACCGCGACCGCTTTGCCGGGATCATCTATGACGAATCCGGCCGCCTGACCCGGCTGCTGGACGACCTGCTGGATCTGTCGGTCCTGGAAAGCGGCCAGGCGCAGCTGTCGGTCACGCCCGCGAACCTGCACGACCTGATCGAACGGGCGCTCTCGGCGGCCTCGGCCACGCGTCCCGAACGGGTCTTCCGGGTGGAACGAGAGCCCCTGTCCGAATATGTGGGCGTCATCACCGATGCCGACCGGCTGTTGCAGGTGCTGATCAACGTCATCAGCAACGCGCGCAAATATTGCGACGCGGAACCGCCGGTCCTGACGATCCGGGTGCGCCGGATCCTGCGCGGCGGCGCGCAGATCGACATCATCGACAACGGATCGGGGATCGAGACCGCGCGCCAGGCCCTGATCTTCGAGAAATTCGCCCGCCTGAACGACCCGGCGCGGGCCGGGGGCGCGGGCCTGGGCCTGGCCATCTGCAAGGAGATCATGGCCAATCTGGGCGGAGAGATCACCTATCTGCCCGGCCAGGGCGGCGCGGCCTTCCGCATCGTGCTGCCGCGCCGGCCGCCCGTGCCTGTGAACGCCGGATTGCGGCAGGCATAA
- the coaD gene encoding pantetheine-phosphate adenylyltransferase, which produces MRIGLYPGTFDPITLGHIDIIQRAMALVDRLVIGVAINRDKSPLFSLEDRVAMVQAECDQIATRTGGEIVVHPFENLLIDCARDVGAQVIVRGLRAVADFEYEFQMVGMNRALDASIETVFLMADARRQAIASKLVKEIARLGGDVSKFVTPPVQQALSDRFGG; this is translated from the coding sequence ATGCGTATCGGTCTTTACCCCGGCACCTTCGATCCGATCACGCTGGGCCATATCGACATCATCCAGCGGGCCATGGCCCTGGTGGACCGGCTGGTGATCGGCGTCGCCATCAACCGCGACAAGTCGCCCCTGTTCAGCCTGGAGGACCGCGTGGCGATGGTTCAGGCCGAATGCGACCAGATCGCCACCCGCACCGGGGGCGAGATCGTGGTCCATCCGTTCGAGAACCTGCTGATCGACTGCGCCCGCGATGTGGGCGCCCAGGTGATCGTGCGCGGGCTGCGCGCGGTGGCGGATTTCGAATACGAATTCCAGATGGTCGGCATGAACCGCGCCCTGGATGCCAGCATCGAGACCGTGTTTCTGATGGCCGATGCCCGGCGGCAGGCCATCGCCTCGAAGCTGGTCAAGGAAATCGCCCGGCTGGGCGGCGATGTGTCGAAATTCGTGACGCCGCCGGTCCAGCAGGCGCTGTCGGACCGCTTTGGCGGATAG
- a CDS encoding response regulator, whose amino-acid sequence MLDILMIEDEPNIAEAVRFILSRDGWQVALHGDGLGGIEAIRGAKPRLVILDVMLPHRSGTEILAELRGDHDPSLAATPVLMLTARGQAALEMPRADAVLAKPFANDDLRAMVRRMLV is encoded by the coding sequence ATGCTCGACATCCTGATGATCGAGGATGAACCCAACATCGCCGAGGCGGTGCGGTTCATCCTGTCCCGCGACGGCTGGCAGGTCGCGCTGCATGGCGACGGTCTGGGCGGGATCGAGGCGATCCGCGGGGCCAAGCCGCGCCTGGTGATCCTGGACGTGATGCTGCCGCACCGCTCGGGGACCGAGATCCTGGCCGAACTGCGTGGCGACCACGATCCCAGCCTGGCGGCGACGCCGGTGCTGATGCTGACCGCGCGGGGTCAGGCCGCGCTGGAGATGCCGCGGGCCGATGCGGTGCTGGCCAAGCCCTTCGCCAATGACGACCTGCGCGCGATGGTGCGCCGGATGCTGGTCTGA
- a CDS encoding helix-turn-helix transcriptional regulator, which translates to MKHRNGNRILTGTRIRERRLALSRRQADVARAAGISAAYLNLIEHNHRPVGDHLVLRLAAALEVSAAELAEGREEAQIAALREAAVRLPDDVVPELDQAPELLARFPGWAAGLIATARRADALERQLVTLSDRMRQDPYLLATLHEVLSAVTSVRSTASILAEGGEIPPDWRARFHANLDADSLRLSNTAQALVAYLDSFEAQDAIFTPQEEVEAWLAAGAPPVEDAGDLASDAARALARAHLRRMEEERAALPDAALAVAAKDPDPLRMAQRLGQPLDLVMRRLAALRPVGFEAAGLLVCDGSGALTLRRPSLGFPLPRPGDACPLWPLFQALATPQTAIAHLVEAPSGRRFRTLSLATRHQPLGTDGPVLTRAQMLILPEEAGSPARPALPIGPACRICPRAECAARREPSILLTA; encoded by the coding sequence ATGAAGCACCGCAACGGCAACCGCATCCTGACCGGAACCCGAATCCGCGAACGCCGCCTGGCGCTGTCGCGCCGACAGGCCGATGTGGCGCGCGCTGCGGGGATTTCAGCGGCTTACCTGAACCTGATCGAACACAACCACCGCCCCGTGGGCGATCACCTGGTCCTGCGCCTGGCCGCCGCGCTGGAGGTGTCGGCCGCCGAACTGGCCGAGGGCCGGGAAGAAGCCCAGATCGCCGCCCTGCGCGAGGCGGCGGTGCGTCTGCCCGACGACGTGGTTCCCGAACTGGACCAGGCGCCCGAACTGCTGGCCCGATTCCCCGGCTGGGCCGCCGGGCTGATCGCCACCGCGCGGCGCGCCGATGCGCTGGAACGCCAGCTTGTCACGCTGTCGGACCGGATGCGGCAGGATCCCTATCTGCTGGCCACCCTGCACGAGGTGCTGTCGGCGGTGACCTCGGTCCGGTCCACCGCCTCGATCCTGGCCGAGGGAGGAGAGATCCCCCCCGACTGGCGGGCGCGGTTCCATGCCAACCTGGACGCGGACAGCCTGCGCCTGTCGAATACCGCGCAGGCCCTGGTCGCCTATCTGGACAGCTTCGAGGCCCAGGACGCGATCTTCACCCCGCAGGAGGAGGTCGAGGCCTGGCTTGCCGCCGGCGCCCCGCCGGTCGAGGATGCCGGCGATCTGGCCTCGGACGCCGCGCGCGCGCTGGCCCGCGCGCATCTGCGCCGGATGGAGGAAGAGCGCGCCGCCCTGCCGGATGCCGCCCTGGCCGTGGCGGCCAAGGATCCCGATCCGCTGCGCATGGCCCAGCGTCTGGGCCAGCCGCTGGATCTGGTGATGCGCCGCCTGGCCGCGCTGAGGCCGGTGGGGTTCGAGGCCGCCGGCCTGCTGGTCTGCGACGGATCGGGGGCGCTGACGCTGCGCCGGCCCAGCCTTGGCTTTCCGCTGCCCCGGCCGGGCGATGCCTGCCCGCTGTGGCCCCTGTTCCAGGCGCTTGCGACGCCGCAGACCGCCATCGCCCATCTGGTCGAAGCGCCGTCCGGCCGCAGGTTCCGCACGCTGTCGCTGGCCACCCGCCATCAGCCGCTGGGCACGGACGGCCCGGTCCTGACCCGCGCGCAGATGCTGATCCTGCCCGAAGAGGCGGGGTCGCCCGCCCGTCCCGCCCTGCCGATCGGTCCGGCCTGCCGGATCTGCCCGCGCGCCGAATGCGCGGCGCGGCGCGAACCCTCGATCCTGCTGACGGCCTGA
- a CDS encoding polymer-forming cytoskeletal protein, whose product MFSKTRVTEKSQTPAASDPTAPFESPVSPGYERAESPAAAAARRSAPSVLSSDLTVTGNIRTEGDIQIEGTVEGDIRAHQLVIGESATIRGEIVGDEVVVNGRVVGRVRGLKVRLSASARVEGDIIHKTIAIESGAHFEGSVQRQEDPIANGPTKKLAPPASE is encoded by the coding sequence ATGTTCAGTAAGACCCGCGTGACCGAGAAATCGCAGACACCCGCAGCCTCGGATCCCACCGCCCCCTTCGAATCCCCTGTCTCGCCCGGCTATGAACGGGCCGAATCCCCGGCCGCGGCGGCCGCACGGCGGTCCGCGCCGTCGGTCCTGTCGTCGGATCTGACGGTGACCGGCAATATCCGCACCGAAGGCGACATCCAGATCGAAGGCACCGTCGAAGGCGACATCCGCGCCCATCAGCTGGTGATCGGCGAAAGCGCCACCATCCGGGGCGAGATCGTCGGCGACGAGGTTGTCGTGAACGGCCGCGTCGTGGGCCGCGTCCGGGGCCTGAAGGTGCGCCTGTCGGCCAGCGCCCGCGTCGAAGGCGACATCATCCACAAGACCATCGCCATCGAATCGGGCGCGCATTTCGAGGGATCCGTCCAGCGGCAGGAAGACCCGATCGCCAACGGCCCGACCAAGAAGCTGGCGCCGCCCGCCTCGGAATAA
- a CDS encoding fumarylacetoacetate hydrolase family protein, with translation MKLVRYGAKGAERPGLLDHGGRVRDLSAHVADIGPACLTRDGLAALRAIDPASLPLVEGMAQQDLRLGACVAGVGKFLAVGLNYADHAAEAGMDVPAEPILFTKWTSCIAGPDDDLVLPKDSTATDWEVELGIVIGDGGSHIPQGQAAAHIAGYCVINDISERDWQLRRGGTWDKGKGHDGFGPIGPWLVTADDIPDPRALRLWLEVDSRRFQDGTTATMVFGPEEIVAYTSRFTTLHPGDVIATGTPPGVGMGQKPPVYLRRGQVMRLGIDGLGQQRQRVV, from the coding sequence ATGAAACTTGTCAGATATGGCGCGAAAGGCGCTGAAAGGCCGGGACTTCTGGACCATGGCGGTCGTGTGCGCGATCTGTCGGCCCATGTCGCGGATATCGGCCCCGCTTGCCTGACCCGCGACGGGCTGGCCGCGCTGCGGGCGATCGATCCCGCGTCGCTGCCCCTGGTCGAGGGCATGGCCCAGCAGGATCTGCGCCTGGGCGCCTGCGTAGCGGGGGTCGGCAAGTTCCTGGCCGTGGGCCTCAACTATGCCGACCACGCCGCCGAGGCCGGGATGGATGTCCCGGCCGAGCCGATCCTGTTCACCAAATGGACAAGCTGCATCGCCGGGCCGGACGACGACCTGGTCCTGCCAAAGGACTCGACCGCGACGGATTGGGAGGTGGAGTTGGGCATCGTCATCGGCGATGGCGGCAGCCACATCCCGCAGGGTCAGGCGGCAGCCCATATCGCCGGTTACTGCGTCATCAACGACATCAGCGAACGCGACTGGCAGTTGCGGCGCGGCGGCACCTGGGACAAGGGCAAGGGCCATGACGGCTTCGGCCCCATCGGTCCTTGGCTGGTGACGGCGGATGACATCCCCGACCCGCGCGCCCTGCGCCTGTGGCTGGAGGTGGACAGCCGCCGCTTCCAGGACGGCACCACCGCGACGATGGTCTTCGGACCCGAGGAGATCGTGGCCTATACCTCCCGCTTCACCACGCTGCATCCGGGCGACGTGATCGCCACCGGCACGCCGCCGGGCGTCGGCATGGGGCAAAAGCCGCCGGTCTATCTGCGGCGCGGGCAGGTGATGCGGCTGGGAATCGACGGGCTGGGCCAGCAGCGGCAACGGGTCGTCTGA